In Symphalangus syndactylus isolate Jambi chromosome 14, NHGRI_mSymSyn1-v2.1_pri, whole genome shotgun sequence, one DNA window encodes the following:
- the LOC134732385 gene encoding LOW QUALITY PROTEIN: uncharacterized protein (The sequence of the model RefSeq protein was modified relative to this genomic sequence to represent the inferred CDS: substituted 1 base at 1 genomic stop codon) has translation MGTSIAPPHTCPSHDLGDRVVKSGCGPSGATRPRIGAQPHPRGCRVPSARSCALGAGQEQLARAAQPVGPLGAVCRSSGKPRQPTGAAAAATTNTWSRGRRGLGIPDQDCASSRADPGASPAAASQAVCGRSAGHGLWPGVQEERTLRPEGWAAHSGPRRPSQESPASPRRSPSCSCHLQVVRWLQRWQPRIPCSRLAPISADPGGDAVAKSGCGPSGGTRGRRTTQPHPWAAEGPARGAPRVWSRWKRRRARGRQSYKPWGRARLALQGATPGRGASAATAACTWRGERAVRAVSPPRACWAGPAKGWSVPRLQFAATIVEDYEPERWPTLRERLCWDGFSFPQYHIKSSHLRTIHRAVFYGNLEKLEYLLLTYHDANERDKKERTALHLACATGQPKMVFLLVSGRCELNLCDREGRTPLIKAVQLKQEACATILLQNGADPNITDVFGRTALHYAVYNEDTSMIEKLLYGTNIEECSKYKYPPLLLAVSKRKLKMVEVLLKKNANINAIDYLSRSALILAVTLGEKDTVILLLQHNIDVFSXDAYGKTAEDYAIEAENRVIFELISEYKRNKYEELSINSNPESSERPPLCTLTLKEADPSSKVAIRRKDSPPPGKVSSQK, from the exons ATGGGAACCTCGATTGCCCCTCCTCACACGTGCCCATCACACGACTTGGGCGACAGGGTGGTGAAGTCAGGCTGTGGCCCCAGCGGCGCCACGAGGCCAAGAATCGGCGCTCAGCCTCATCCCCGTGGCTGCAGAGTGCCAAGCGCCAGGTCCTGCGCTCTGGGCGCGGGTCAGGAGCAGCTGGCAAGGGCGGCGCAGCCTGTGGGGCCCTTGGGCGCGGTCTGCCGCAGCTCCGGGAAGCCACGTCAGCCCACGGGCgctgcagctgcagccaccaCCAACACATGGAGCAGGGGTCGCCGAGGATTGGGAATCCCCGACCAGGACTGCGCCTCCAGCCGCGCGGACCCCGGGGCCAGTCCAGCAGCGGCAAGTCAGGCAGTCTGCGGCAGGAGCGCCGGGCATGGGCTTTGGCCCGGGGTGCAGGAGGAGCGCACCCTCCGGCCGGAGGGATGGGCGGCGCACTCAGGGCCCAGGAGGCCATCCCAGGAGAGCCCCGCCAGCCCCCGCCGGAGCCCGAGCTGCAGCTGCCACTTGCAAGTGGTGCGCTGGCTGCAGCGGTGGCAACCCCGGATTCCGTGCTCCCGCCTCGCGCCCATCAGCGCGGACCCCGGGGGCGACGCAGTGGCGAAGTCGGGCTGTGGGCCCAGCGGCGGCACCAGGGGGAGAAGGACCACTCAACCCCATCCCTGGGCTGCAGAGGGCCCAGCGCGGGGGGCTCCGCGCGTCTGGAGCCGGTGGAAGAGGAGAAGAGCTCGCGGGCGACAGTCATACAAGCCCTGGGGCAGGGCGCGCCTCGCGCTCCAGGGAGCCACACCAGGCCGCGGTGCCTCCGCAGCAACCGCCGCCTGCACGTGGCGCGGCGAGAGAGCCGTTAGGGCGGTTTCTCCGCCTCGGGCCTGTTGGGCGGGGCCGGCTAAG GGCTGGAGCGTTCCCAGGCTGCAATTTGCAGCGACAATTGTGGAAGACTACGAGCCGGAGAGGTGGCCCACCCTCAGGGAGCGCTTGTGCTGGGATGGCTTCTCATTTCCCCAATACCACATTAAATCGTCTCATCTGAGGACGATCCACAGAGCTGTCTTCTATGGTAATCTGGAGAAACTGGAGTACCTTCTGCTCACGTATCATGATGCCAATGAGAGAGACAAGAAGGAAAG GACTGCCCTACATTTGGCCTGTGCCACTGGCCAACCGAAAATGGTATTTCTCCTGGTGTCCGGAAGATGTGAGCTTAACCTCTGCGACCGTGAAGGCAGGACACCTCTGATCAAG GCTGTGCAACTGAAGCAGGAGGCTTGTGCAACTATTCTGCTGCAAAATGGCGCTGATCCAAATATTACGGATGTCTTTGGAAGGACTGCTCTACACTATGCTGTGTATAATGAAGATACATCCATGATAGAAAAACTTTTATATGGTACAAATATTGAAGAATGCAGCAAG TATAAATATCCACCACTGTTACTCGCCGTGagtaaaagaaaactgaaaatggtggaagttttattgaagaaaaatgcaaatataaatgcAATTGATTATCTTAGCAG ATCAGCCCTCATACTTGCTGTTACTCTTGGAGAAAAAGATACAGTCATTCTTCTTCTGCAGCACAATATTGATGTGTTTTCTTGAGATGCGTATGGAAAGACTGCAGAAGATTATGCCATTGAGGCTGAGAATAGAGT CATTTTCGAATTAATTTCTGaatacaaaagaaacaaatatgaaGAGCTTTCTATAAATAGCAATCCAG AATCTTCTGAGCGACCTCCTTTATGCACG CTTACCCTGAAAGAAGCAGATCCCAGTTCAAAAGTAGCCATAAGAAGGAAGGATTCACCACCTCCAGGAAAAG TGTCTTCTCAGAAATAA